A region from the Cystobacter ferrugineus genome encodes:
- a CDS encoding FAD-dependent monooxygenase: protein MERVVFLCRLDELPDGRSRGFDPLRSGQDTVLVVRRGRELHAWRDDCPHQPGTAMAWRKDAYLNRDGSRIVCHSHGARFDLATGVCTLGPCLGQALTRVPVLLDSGDRVYAVLDEKASSDASCFNFAGEGAHPETQETARMTRVNKVLIVGGGIGGLSLASGLRNRGIGVDLVEVKKEWTVYGVGIIQQCNVIRAMAQLGLVDRFLDAGFAYENVGLYSAEGELMRMLPGVRAAGPEYPANLGISRLALHKVLSSTAAERGTTIRLGLTVEHLEQDADGVDVMFTDGTRGWYDLVVGADGLFSKVRSMVFGKELKPRFTGQAVFRHNFPRAPEIDHLAAFYGKNHNAGLCPLSKDLMYLFVTSSEPGNPWMPEDRLADLMRERLAEFGGIVGRLREQISDPKQVVYKPMEVIFVPEPWYRGRVVLIGDAVHATTPHLGQGAGMAVEDAVVLSELLAEDAPVEALLSRFMQRRYERCKFIVENSIQIGDWEMQGASHADRAEVVKKMMEVTAQPL from the coding sequence ATGGAACGCGTGGTCTTCCTGTGCCGGCTCGACGAGCTGCCCGATGGGCGGTCTCGCGGTTTCGATCCGCTGCGGTCCGGCCAGGACACCGTGCTGGTGGTGCGTCGGGGCCGCGAACTGCACGCCTGGCGCGATGACTGCCCGCACCAGCCCGGTACGGCCATGGCCTGGCGCAAGGACGCCTATCTCAACCGCGACGGCAGCCGCATCGTCTGCCATTCGCACGGCGCGCGGTTCGACCTCGCCACCGGCGTCTGCACGCTGGGGCCTTGCCTGGGGCAGGCGCTGACCCGCGTGCCCGTGCTGCTGGATTCCGGCGACCGCGTCTACGCCGTGCTCGATGAGAAGGCTTCGTCAGACGCCTCGTGTTTCAACTTCGCGGGTGAGGGCGCACACCCCGAGACTCAGGAGACAGCCAGGATGACCCGAGTGAACAAGGTATTGATTGTCGGTGGTGGGATTGGCGGCTTGTCGTTGGCCTCGGGTTTGCGCAACCGTGGCATCGGGGTCGACCTCGTCGAGGTCAAGAAGGAGTGGACCGTCTACGGGGTGGGCATCATCCAGCAATGCAATGTCATCCGGGCCATGGCCCAGTTGGGGCTGGTCGACCGCTTCCTGGACGCGGGATTCGCCTACGAGAATGTGGGGCTCTACTCGGCGGAGGGTGAGCTCATGCGGATGCTGCCTGGCGTGCGCGCGGCGGGGCCAGAGTACCCGGCCAACCTGGGCATCTCCCGGCTGGCCCTCCACAAGGTGCTCAGCTCCACCGCCGCGGAGAGGGGCACCACCATCCGCCTGGGCCTCACGGTCGAGCACCTCGAGCAGGACGCGGACGGCGTGGATGTCATGTTCACCGACGGCACGCGGGGCTGGTACGACCTCGTCGTGGGCGCCGATGGGCTCTTCTCCAAGGTCCGGAGCATGGTCTTCGGCAAGGAGCTGAAGCCGCGTTTCACCGGACAGGCGGTCTTCCGTCACAACTTCCCGCGCGCGCCCGAGATCGACCATCTGGCGGCCTTCTACGGGAAGAATCACAACGCCGGGCTCTGCCCGCTCTCCAAGGACCTGATGTACCTGTTCGTGACGTCCTCGGAGCCTGGCAACCCGTGGATGCCGGAGGACCGGCTCGCGGACCTCATGAGGGAGCGCCTGGCGGAGTTCGGCGGCATCGTCGGCCGGTTGCGAGAGCAGATCTCCGACCCGAAGCAGGTGGTCTACAAGCCCATGGAGGTCATCTTCGTCCCCGAGCCCTGGTACCGGGGCCGGGTGGTGCTCATCGGCGATGCGGTCCATGCGACGACGCCACACCTCGGGCAGGGCGCGGGCATGGCCGTCGAGGACGCGGTGGTGCTCTCGGAGCTGCTCGCGGAGGACGCCCCGGTGGAGGCGCTCCTGTCGCGCTTCATGCAGCGGCGCTACGAGCGCTGCAAGTTCATCGTGGAAAATTCAATCCAGATTGGCGACTGGGAGATGCAGGGCGCGTCCCACGCCGACCGGGCCGAGGTGGTGAAGAAGATGATGGAGGTCACGGCCCAACCCCTCTGA
- a CDS encoding DUSAM domain-containing protein gives MDAPHDWDRILGLYAKLERNEALKLDADMCDLCRRVARGVAIGPDDAERALLTPEGAETLVREMRRRIFEGSRRLSRAFTESARRKKAGDVAGAREVLERVLAVEVVPLYRQHATTMIDYVDDPED, from the coding sequence ATGGATGCGCCCCACGATTGGGACAGAATACTTGGACTGTACGCCAAGCTTGAGCGAAACGAAGCGCTAAAGTTAGATGCTGACATGTGCGACCTCTGTCGGCGAGTGGCTCGGGGCGTAGCAATTGGCCCTGACGACGCGGAACGCGCATTACTCACACCCGAGGGAGCAGAAACACTCGTGCGAGAGATGCGCCGCCGGATTTTCGAGGGAAGTCGGCGGCTATCCCGGGCGTTCACTGAGTCAGCTCGTCGCAAGAAAGCAGGCGACGTGGCCGGAGCGCGAGAGGTGCTGGAGAGGGTGTTGGCTGTCGAGGTTGTGCCCCTCTACCGTCAACATGCCACGACCATGATTGATTATGTAGACGACCCAGAGGATTAG
- a CDS encoding VOC family protein, with protein sequence MNIIGPDALVFGVDDVAACSQYLLDYGLSGVDVNEQGGRFEALDGTYIVIKHHADPTLPPSLGTASQLRETVYGVADSATLDAIAAELGRDREVRRDAHGRLHTVDDLGFALAFQVTVRRPLTLAGETVNAPGATAQRPVNALGVDPTREARPRTLSHVVYFVPDAAKAEAFYVKRLGFTCTDRFTGVGPFLRPAGMADHHTLFMIQTPPQMKGIEHFTFHMGGPTEVMLAGTRFVEKGYQSFWGPGRHRFGSNWFWYFNSPLGCHVEYDADMDQHDERWVAREVPMSADASQLFLFQHRARWAPVGPPPAGAPGKH encoded by the coding sequence ATGAACATCATCGGACCCGACGCCCTCGTCTTTGGCGTGGATGACGTGGCCGCCTGTAGCCAGTACCTGCTCGACTACGGCCTGAGTGGCGTGGACGTGAACGAACAGGGCGGCCGCTTCGAGGCCCTCGACGGCACGTACATCGTCATCAAGCACCACGCCGACCCCACGCTGCCGCCCTCCCTGGGCACGGCCAGCCAACTGCGCGAGACCGTCTATGGCGTGGCCGACAGCGCCACCCTGGACGCCATCGCCGCCGAGCTCGGGCGGGACCGCGAGGTGCGCCGCGATGCCCATGGCCGTCTGCACACGGTGGATGACCTGGGCTTCGCGCTGGCCTTCCAGGTGACGGTACGGCGGCCGCTGACGCTGGCGGGCGAAACCGTCAATGCACCCGGTGCCACCGCGCAGCGCCCGGTGAACGCGCTCGGGGTGGATCCAACCCGGGAGGCGCGGCCGCGGACCCTGTCACACGTGGTGTATTTCGTGCCCGACGCCGCCAAGGCCGAGGCCTTCTACGTCAAGCGCCTCGGCTTCACCTGCACGGACCGCTTCACCGGCGTGGGCCCGTTCCTGCGTCCGGCCGGCATGGCGGACCACCACACGCTGTTCATGATCCAGACTCCGCCGCAGATGAAGGGCATCGAGCACTTCACCTTCCACATGGGCGGCCCCACCGAGGTGATGCTGGCCGGCACCCGCTTCGTCGAGAAGGGCTACCAGTCGTTCTGGGGCCCGGGCCGGCACCGCTTCGGCTCCAACTGGTTCTGGTACTTCAACAGCCCGCTCGGCTGCCATGTGGAGTACGACGCCGACATGGACCAGCACGACGAGCGCTGGGTCGCGCGCGAAGTACCGATGAGCGCGGATGCCTCGCAGTTGTTCCTGTTCCAGCACCGGGCCAGATGGGCACCCGTCGGCCCGCCGCCGGCTGGCGCACCCGGTAAGCACTGA
- a CDS encoding glycosyltransferase, producing the protein MLGTIAEGLREEPVELIITVGRDLDPSVLGPQPAHVHVERYIPQSLLLPRCDLAIMHGGYNSVMSALYAGLPGLVMPIAADQPINAQACARIGIARVVIPDTLTPQLIRQQVREMLADGGYRERARRLQAEALALPGLEHGVALLERLAREKTLPVGS; encoded by the coding sequence TTGCTGGGTACCATCGCCGAGGGACTCCGGGAGGAGCCGGTGGAGCTCATCATCACGGTGGGGCGGGATTTGGATCCGTCGGTGCTCGGGCCGCAGCCGGCGCACGTGCACGTGGAGCGCTACATTCCCCAGTCGCTCCTGCTGCCACGATGTGACCTGGCCATCATGCACGGCGGCTACAACAGCGTGATGAGCGCGCTGTACGCGGGGCTGCCGGGCCTCGTCATGCCGATCGCGGCGGATCAGCCGATCAACGCCCAGGCGTGCGCGAGGATTGGCATCGCGCGGGTGGTGATACCGGACACGCTCACGCCACAGCTCATCCGCCAGCAGGTGCGGGAGATGCTCGCGGACGGTGGGTACCGCGAGCGCGCGCGGCGCTTGCAGGCCGAGGCCCTGGCTCTGCCGGGGTTGGAGCACGGCGTGGCCCTGTTGGAGCGGCTGGCCCGGGAGAAGACATTGCCCGTTGGGAGCTGA
- a CDS encoding fumarylacetoacetate hydrolase family protein, translating into MKLGTLKNGTRDGTLIVVSRDLRRAVHARSIVPTMQEAIENWAQVEPALRALYAALNAGRALEAFDFDPVAAAAPLPRAYQWCDGSAFLNHGRLMEKAFGISPVPDFETVPLMYQGASDDFLGPRDDVPLPSEAHGIDFEGEFAIMVDDVPMGCTAEQAAGHIKLLLQVNDVSLRAFTPIEMKKGFGFLQAKPSSSFAPVAVTPDELGGAWKEGRVHLPLRVCWNGTWFGHPNGGEMNFSFHQLIAHAAATRRLGAGTVIGSGTVSNADSSVGSACIAERRALEMITHGKPVSSFMRFGDTVHMEVLDADGHSVFGAIDQKVVSATPCAGETQTP; encoded by the coding sequence ATGAAGCTGGGAACGCTCAAGAATGGAACCCGGGACGGGACGCTGATTGTCGTCTCGCGCGATCTGCGCCGGGCGGTGCATGCCCGTTCCATCGTGCCGACGATGCAGGAGGCCATCGAGAACTGGGCCCAGGTCGAGCCCGCCTTGCGAGCACTCTATGCCGCGCTGAACGCGGGGCGCGCGCTCGAGGCGTTCGACTTCGACCCGGTGGCCGCGGCGGCCCCCCTGCCTCGGGCCTACCAGTGGTGTGACGGCTCGGCCTTCCTGAACCATGGCCGGCTCATGGAGAAGGCCTTCGGCATTTCCCCCGTCCCGGACTTCGAGACCGTCCCCTTGATGTACCAGGGCGCGTCGGATGACTTCCTCGGGCCCCGGGACGATGTCCCGCTTCCGAGCGAGGCCCATGGCATCGACTTCGAGGGCGAGTTCGCCATCATGGTGGACGATGTGCCCATGGGCTGCACGGCCGAACAGGCTGCGGGTCACATCAAGCTGTTGCTCCAGGTGAATGACGTCAGCCTCCGAGCCTTTACCCCCATCGAGATGAAGAAGGGCTTCGGCTTCCTCCAGGCCAAGCCCTCGTCCAGCTTCGCGCCCGTCGCCGTGACTCCCGATGAGCTCGGCGGGGCCTGGAAGGAAGGACGCGTGCACCTGCCGTTGCGCGTGTGCTGGAACGGCACGTGGTTCGGGCACCCGAACGGCGGGGAGATGAACTTCAGCTTCCATCAGCTCATCGCGCATGCGGCGGCGACGCGCCGGCTGGGCGCCGGGACGGTGATTGGCTCGGGGACGGTCTCCAACGCCGATTCCAGCGTGGGCTCCGCCTGCATCGCCGAGCGCCGGGCCCTGGAGATGATCACGCACGGCAAGCCGGTCTCCAGTTTCATGCGTTTCGGGGACACCGTGCACATGGAGGTCCTCGACGCCGACGGTCACAGTGTCTTTGGCGCGATCGACCAGAAGGTGGTCTCCGCCACGCCCTGTGCCGGCGAGACTCAGACGCCCTGA
- a CDS encoding lamin tail domain-containing protein, with the protein MTKTSPRNTPLDRRWLSSALAFTLMACGATPQEEAEESATRIEEAELAGTTRVRLMAANISSGNYQSYDPGHGTRIFQGTRPDVVMIQEFNYGDNSATAIRSFVNTAFGSSFYYYREAGAQIPNGVISRYPIVASGEWDDNQVDNRDFAWARIDIPGPKDLWVVSVHLLTASSTVRNTEASNLVNFIKANVPTGDFLVIGGDFNTDSRSESCFSTFSSVVSTASPYPADKNGNGNTNASRAKPYDHVLVNSALRTYQTATVIGSSSFSGGLVVDTRVYSPLSEISPAQSADSGATNMQHMAVIKDFLVPSDSTTAGITVLSPNGGESWTTGSTRAITWSASGVTNVKLEYTLNGSTWTTLTSSTPASAGSYSWTVPTTATTTARVRVSDASNSVLTDSSDAAFTLTSSSGGGSAQVRINEVLANEAGSDVNGEFIELVNTGTAAADLSGWTLSDATGTRHTFASGTSLAAGKAIVVFGAAAGIPSGVTNAVGASTAQLNLSNSGDTVTLKTSAGTTADTVTYGSALSGTDGVSFNRNPDVTGTSFSLHTSVAGTSSSPGKRANGTTF; encoded by the coding sequence ATGACGAAAACCTCACCCAGGAATACGCCCCTCGATCGCCGTTGGCTCTCCAGCGCCCTGGCCTTCACCCTGATGGCGTGCGGAGCCACACCTCAAGAGGAAGCGGAGGAGAGCGCCACGCGCATCGAGGAGGCGGAGCTGGCCGGCACCACCCGGGTGCGGTTGATGGCCGCCAACATCTCCAGCGGCAACTACCAGAGCTACGACCCGGGCCACGGCACGCGCATCTTCCAGGGCACCAGGCCCGACGTGGTGATGATCCAGGAGTTCAACTACGGCGACAACTCCGCCACCGCCATCCGCTCCTTCGTCAACACCGCCTTCGGCTCGAGCTTCTATTACTACCGCGAGGCCGGCGCGCAGATCCCCAACGGCGTCATCAGCCGCTACCCCATCGTCGCCTCGGGTGAGTGGGACGACAACCAGGTGGACAACCGCGACTTCGCGTGGGCGCGCATCGACATCCCCGGCCCCAAGGATCTCTGGGTGGTGAGCGTGCACCTGCTCACCGCGAGCAGCACCGTGCGCAACACCGAGGCGTCCAACCTCGTCAACTTCATCAAGGCCAACGTGCCCACGGGGGACTTCCTCGTCATCGGTGGCGACTTCAACACCGACAGCCGCAGCGAGTCGTGCTTCTCCACCTTCTCCTCCGTGGTCTCCACCGCGAGCCCCTACCCGGCGGACAAGAATGGCAATGGCAACACCAATGCCAGCCGGGCCAAGCCGTATGACCATGTGCTGGTGAACAGCGCCCTGCGCACCTACCAGACGGCCACCGTCATCGGCTCCAGCTCCTTCAGCGGGGGCCTCGTGGTGGACACGCGCGTGTACTCGCCCCTGTCGGAGATTTCCCCGGCGCAGAGCGCGGACAGCGGCGCCACCAACATGCAGCACATGGCCGTCATCAAGGACTTCCTCGTCCCCTCGGACAGCACCACCGCGGGCATCACCGTGCTCTCTCCCAACGGCGGTGAGAGCTGGACGACGGGCAGCACGCGCGCCATCACCTGGTCGGCCTCGGGCGTGACGAACGTGAAGCTGGAGTACACGCTCAACGGCTCCACCTGGACGACCCTCACCTCCAGCACCCCGGCCTCCGCGGGCAGCTACTCCTGGACGGTGCCCACCACCGCCACCACCACCGCCCGCGTGCGCGTGAGCGACGCCTCCAACTCCGTCCTCACCGACTCGAGCGACGCGGCCTTCACCCTCACCTCGTCCTCCGGTGGCGGCTCCGCCCAGGTCCGCATCAACGAGGTGCTCGCCAACGAGGCCGGCTCGGACGTGAACGGCGAGTTCATCGAGCTGGTCAACACCGGCACCGCCGCCGCGGACCTCTCCGGCTGGACGCTCTCGGATGCCACCGGCACGCGCCACACCTTCGCCAGCGGCACGAGCCTCGCCGCGGGCAAGGCCATCGTCGTGTTCGGCGCCGCCGCGGGCATCCCCTCGGGCGTCACCAACGCCGTGGGCGCATCCACCGCCCAGCTCAACCTGAGCAACAGCGGCGACACCGTGACGCTCAAGACCTCGGCGGGCACGACCGCGGACACCGTCACCTACGGCTCCGCCCTCTCCGGCACGGATGGTGTGTCCTTCAACCGCAACCCGGACGTCACCGGCACCTCGTTCTCGCTGCACACGAGCGTGGCCGGCACCTCCTCGTCCCCGGGCAAGCGCGCCAACGGCACCACTTTCTGA
- a CDS encoding cyclase family protein: MNTQGLRFVDLSVTLENNAYTDPPTLLPHIEYSDHAEGAVEMATMFPGLTPDHLPGREGWAGERMKLVAHNGTHMDAPWHYASTTDGGKPAYGIEALPLDWCFRPGVKLDFRDKPNGHVVTAEEVEAELKRIGYTLQPLDIVLVNTSAAVLYGKPGYLEAGCGMGREATLYLLERGVRVVGTDAWSWDAPFKYTRERFAKTGDASIIWEGHKAGRDIGYGQMEKLTNLDQLPPFGYTVSCFPYKIKNGSAGFTRAVAIFNAQA; the protein is encoded by the coding sequence ATGAACACCCAGGGGCTGCGCTTCGTCGATCTCTCCGTCACGCTCGAGAACAATGCGTACACGGATCCGCCCACGCTCCTGCCGCACATCGAGTACTCGGATCATGCGGAGGGCGCGGTGGAGATGGCCACGATGTTCCCTGGCCTCACCCCCGACCACCTGCCGGGGCGCGAGGGCTGGGCGGGCGAGCGGATGAAGCTCGTCGCGCACAACGGCACGCACATGGACGCCCCCTGGCATTACGCCTCGACCACGGATGGCGGAAAGCCGGCCTATGGCATCGAGGCGCTGCCACTCGACTGGTGCTTCCGTCCGGGCGTGAAGCTCGACTTCCGAGACAAGCCCAATGGGCATGTGGTCACGGCCGAGGAGGTCGAGGCGGAGCTCAAGCGCATCGGCTATACGCTCCAGCCGCTGGACATCGTGCTCGTGAATACCTCCGCGGCGGTGCTCTACGGCAAGCCCGGCTATCTGGAGGCCGGGTGCGGCATGGGCCGCGAGGCAACGCTCTACCTGCTGGAGAGAGGCGTGCGCGTGGTCGGCACGGACGCCTGGAGCTGGGACGCGCCGTTCAAGTACACGCGGGAGCGGTTCGCGAAGACAGGCGACGCGTCGATCATCTGGGAAGGCCACAAGGCTGGACGAGACATCGGCTATGGGCAGATGGAGAAGCTCACGAACCTCGACCAGTTGCCGCCCTTCGGCTACACGGTCTCCTGTTTCCCCTACAAGATCAAGAATGGCTCGGCGGGCTTCACGCGCGCCGTCGCCATCTTCAACGCACAGGCATGA
- a CDS encoding MFS transporter has protein sequence MNGGEKTELEASDGLPTPRRYWAIAAILLAITMAVLDGAIANVALPAIARDLNASPAASIWIVNAYQLAIVVSLLPFSSLGDIVGYRRVFQAGLLVFTLASLACALSGSLVGLTLARVLQGFGAAALMSVNAALVRFTYPNRLLGRAIGINALVVAVSSAMGPTLASAILSVSGWPWLFAINLPMGVVALLIAYRSLPHTRRSGLPFDLTSALLNALTFGLLLIGFETLTTGALPAALLLAGGLAAGSVMVRRQLSRTAPLVPVDLLRIPVFAFSVVASLCSFSAQMLAFVSLPFYFQNVLGRDQVETGLLMTPWPVAVAIMAPIAGRLADRFSAALLCGVGSVVMAAGLTLLALLPAHVASGAIICGMTLCGVGFGFFQSPNNRAMLSSAPKARSGGAGGMQATARLLGQTCGATLVAVCFRAFESRGPTMALGLGACVAAVSAVVSTFRHHRQVDVQVVP, from the coding sequence ATGAATGGCGGCGAGAAGACTGAATTGGAGGCCTCCGACGGTCTTCCCACACCGCGCCGGTATTGGGCGATCGCCGCCATCCTGCTCGCGATCACGATGGCCGTTCTGGATGGGGCGATCGCCAACGTGGCGCTGCCCGCCATCGCGCGGGACCTGAACGCCTCGCCCGCCGCGTCGATCTGGATCGTCAACGCGTACCAACTCGCCATCGTCGTCTCGCTGCTCCCGTTCTCCTCGCTGGGAGACATCGTGGGCTACCGCCGGGTCTTCCAGGCCGGCCTCCTGGTGTTCACGTTGGCCTCGCTGGCCTGCGCGCTGTCGGGCTCCCTCGTGGGCTTGACGCTCGCACGCGTCCTCCAGGGCTTCGGCGCGGCCGCGCTCATGAGTGTCAATGCCGCCCTCGTCCGCTTCACCTACCCGAATCGGCTGCTGGGCCGGGCCATTGGCATCAACGCCCTGGTGGTCGCGGTCTCCTCCGCGATGGGACCGACGCTCGCCTCGGCCATCCTTTCGGTCTCGGGGTGGCCCTGGCTCTTCGCCATCAACCTGCCGATGGGCGTCGTCGCGCTGCTCATCGCGTACCGGAGCCTGCCGCACACCCGGCGTTCGGGTCTCCCCTTCGATCTGACGAGCGCGCTGCTCAATGCCCTGACGTTCGGGCTGCTGCTCATTGGCTTCGAGACCCTGACGACCGGTGCGCTACCCGCCGCCCTCCTGCTCGCCGGAGGTCTCGCCGCGGGGAGCGTGATGGTGCGGCGGCAGCTCTCTCGGACCGCGCCACTCGTGCCGGTGGACCTGTTGCGCATCCCCGTCTTCGCCTTCTCGGTGGTGGCTTCCCTCTGCTCCTTCTCGGCGCAGATGCTCGCCTTCGTCTCCCTGCCCTTCTACTTCCAGAACGTCCTGGGCCGCGATCAGGTGGAGACCGGGTTGTTGATGACGCCCTGGCCGGTCGCGGTGGCCATCATGGCGCCCATCGCGGGGCGGTTGGCGGATCGCTTCTCGGCGGCCCTGCTGTGCGGCGTGGGGTCGGTCGTGATGGCGGCGGGATTGACGCTGCTCGCGCTCCTGCCCGCGCATGTGGCGAGCGGGGCCATCATCTGCGGCATGACCCTCTGTGGCGTGGGCTTCGGGTTCTTCCAGTCGCCGAACAACCGCGCGATGCTCTCCTCGGCTCCGAAGGCGCGCAGTGGCGGCGCGGGCGGCATGCAGGCGACGGCACGTCTCCTGGGGCAGACGTGCGGAGCCACCCTGGTCGCCGTGTGCTTCAGGGCGTTCGAGAGCCGTGGGCCCACCATGGCCCTGGGGCTCGGTGCGTGTGTGGCGGCCGTGTCGGCCGTGGTCAGCACCTTCCGGCACCATCGGCAGGTCGACGTCCAGGTGGTACCGTAG
- a CDS encoding alpha/beta hydrolase family protein, whose product MFRYFPKNYVWNLSVDLAIEMGARIGEIEEMCAPLLAASEQPDAEGTRAFMRTWVAMGDKLRALAEDDERAGRLISAGDKLQRASVYYLTAERMQGHGNPERAPLYARVLESFKKGTALSHANCERVEIPYEGKHIAGLYVRAEGVSGRQPILVQVNGLDSTKEMKYFVGLPRWLAQRGVASLVIDQPGTGEALRLHDMKAVYDSERWASKVVDWLETRDDIDARRIGLEGVSLGGYYCPRAVAFEPRFAMGVVWGANHDWRDVQKRRLEKEGSFPVPHYWEHVRWVWGAKDMDDFMRIAENVHLDGVLERIRVPFLVTHGEKDSQIPLKWAERTYEQLINSPKRELKVFTAREGGVQHSSFDNSANAGAFIADWVAETLGGRTA is encoded by the coding sequence ATGTTTCGATACTTCCCCAAGAACTATGTCTGGAATTTGTCGGTCGACCTCGCGATCGAGATGGGCGCGCGCATCGGAGAGATCGAGGAGATGTGCGCGCCGCTGCTCGCCGCGTCGGAGCAGCCGGATGCGGAAGGCACGCGCGCCTTCATGCGGACCTGGGTCGCGATGGGCGACAAGCTGCGCGCGCTGGCGGAGGACGACGAGCGCGCCGGCCGGCTGATCTCCGCGGGTGACAAGTTGCAGCGCGCCTCGGTGTACTACCTCACCGCCGAGCGCATGCAGGGCCACGGCAATCCCGAGCGCGCGCCGCTGTATGCCCGCGTGCTCGAGTCCTTCAAGAAGGGCACGGCCCTGTCGCATGCCAACTGCGAGCGGGTGGAGATCCCGTATGAAGGCAAGCACATCGCGGGCCTCTACGTCCGCGCCGAGGGCGTGAGTGGCCGCCAGCCCATCCTGGTGCAGGTGAACGGCTTGGACAGCACCAAGGAGATGAAATACTTCGTGGGCCTGCCGCGCTGGCTGGCGCAGCGGGGAGTGGCGTCGCTGGTAATCGATCAGCCCGGCACCGGCGAGGCGCTGCGCCTGCACGACATGAAGGCGGTGTACGACAGCGAGCGCTGGGCCAGCAAGGTGGTCGACTGGCTGGAGACCCGGGACGACATCGATGCCAGGCGCATCGGCCTCGAGGGGGTGTCGCTCGGTGGCTACTACTGCCCGCGGGCGGTGGCCTTCGAGCCTCGGTTCGCGATGGGCGTGGTCTGGGGTGCCAACCATGACTGGCGCGACGTGCAGAAGAGGCGGCTGGAGAAGGAAGGCAGCTTCCCGGTGCCGCACTACTGGGAGCACGTGCGCTGGGTCTGGGGCGCGAAGGACATGGATGACTTCATGCGCATCGCCGAGAACGTGCACCTCGATGGCGTGCTCGAGCGCATCCGGGTGCCCTTCCTGGTGACGCACGGCGAGAAGGACTCGCAAATCCCTCTCAAGTGGGCCGAGCGCACCTACGAACAACTCATCAACAGCCCGAAGCGGGAGCTCAAGGTGTTCACCGCGCGGGAAGGCGGTGTGCAGCACAGCAGCTTCGACAACAGCGCCAACGCGGGCGCCTTCATCGCCGACTGGGTCGCTGAAACCCTGGGCGGTCGCACCGCCTGA
- a CDS encoding LysR family transcriptional regulator has translation MRFQNLDLNLLVALDVLLEERNVSRAAARLHMSQSAMSGALGRLREFFGDELLVQVGRQMVPTPRAESLAHSVRDILLRIQSAVEAKPSFDPASARRTFRIVTSDYVTEVLLADVVRRLQRVAPGISLELTAPGTAMGEALQRGELDFIVTPDTHTQDLHPKEALFEETYCCAVWTGNTRVGESLSLEQYLELGHIGVTLSKQAPSAEQGFLERIGHERRIEVTVPSFCTVPHLLVGTDLVATLHSRLARLYARLLPLRILPLPLAFPPLVEMLQWSRYFEDDPGVRWMRELFQTCVAEQNASQGV, from the coding sequence ATGAGGTTCCAGAACCTGGACTTGAACCTGCTGGTGGCGCTCGACGTCCTGCTCGAGGAGCGGAATGTCTCTCGGGCAGCCGCCCGATTGCACATGAGCCAGTCCGCGATGAGCGGTGCGCTCGGGCGGCTGCGTGAGTTCTTCGGCGACGAGCTCCTGGTGCAGGTCGGGCGCCAGATGGTTCCAACCCCCCGGGCGGAGAGCCTCGCGCACAGTGTCCGGGACATCTTGTTGCGCATCCAGTCAGCGGTGGAGGCGAAGCCCAGCTTCGACCCGGCGTCGGCCCGGCGCACGTTCCGGATCGTCACCTCCGATTACGTCACGGAGGTGTTGCTCGCGGACGTGGTGCGCCGGCTCCAGCGCGTGGCGCCGGGAATCTCGCTGGAGCTCACGGCCCCGGGAACGGCCATGGGCGAGGCCCTCCAACGGGGGGAGCTCGACTTCATCGTCACGCCCGACACGCACACCCAGGACCTCCATCCCAAGGAAGCCCTCTTCGAGGAGACCTACTGCTGCGCCGTCTGGACGGGCAACACGCGGGTCGGCGAGTCCCTGTCGCTCGAGCAATACCTGGAGTTGGGACATATCGGCGTCACGCTCAGCAAACAGGCGCCGTCCGCCGAACAGGGCTTCCTGGAGCGGATCGGCCACGAGCGCCGGATCGAGGTGACCGTCCCCAGCTTCTGCACCGTGCCCCACCTGCTCGTCGGCACGGACCTGGTCGCGACGCTGCACTCCCGTCTGGCCCGGCTCTATGCGCGACTGCTGCCGCTGCGCATCCTGCCACTGCCCCTCGCATTCCCTCCCCTGGTCGAGATGCTTCAGTGGAGCCGCTACTTCGAGGACGACCCCGGGGTGCGCTGGATGCGCGAGCTGTTCCAGACGTGTGTGGCCGAGCAGAACGCCAGTCAGGGCGTCTGA